gaggaccaaattggttaaatttttcaaagtcgagaacttaattgagcaagaaaaattgtcgatgaccaaattgataataatttcacaatagtcgaggaaccatttcagtaataaactcataaataaataaataaaaatgaaatgggTAATTGCTTTCTCAAATGTCTAGACACAACAATAATATCCTTGAAAGAACTATCCCGAAAAGGTTTGATTGAAACTTGAATTGTATTCGTATACATTAGTTTTATCCGGTGGATGCGAATACTAAttagtgtagtatatatatatatatatttaaaaaaatattgtgacgTTGAGAAGTTGTTAAAGGATTTTTAATATGCAGGCTTGAGAAAGTGGAGGTGAGGAAATTGCATAGCCAGGCAAAAATTTTGGGAACAGCAGTGACTCTTGGGGGTGCCATGATTATGACTCTTGTTAGAGGACCAAACATTGGATTACCTTGGACCAAACACACACAACATGTCGAAACTGCAACTGCTACTTTACATTCCCAACAAGATCTTGTCAAAGGTGCTGTCATGATCATAGCTGGTTGCATCTGCTTTGCCAGCTTCTACATTCTTCAGGTTatacataaattattttatattattccaaatataattacaaaaaaaaatgcatatgttTTTGAATGCACCTAActtattaatttgttttccttaaCAGGCAATTACATTGAAATCATACCCTGCTGGACTATCTCTTACTACTTTGATATGCACTGCGGGATCATTGCAGGCCTCTGTGGTAGCCTTAGTGGTTGAGAGAAAAAATCCTGTGGCCTGGGCATTACACTGGGATACTAAACTCTTAGCTTACATTTATGGTGTAAGAAAATATCTTGGTTTTTTTCACACAAAATTgatataatgtttaatttgttaggaTTATGCGCTTACCACtcacgccaaaagctatagctagtagcgaaagcgcaatttatttccttataaaccGTCATCACATTGTTCGAGACAGGTTGGGTGTTAGACTTGACCCTTAGGAGTTTTACTGGCCTTTGCCCAACAATCTTCCAGCCACCGAGTACTAGACAGAGCCATTTTACAGGCCCTGCCCAACAGTTCATGGTTTCTCGGAGAGATTTAATTGATTTTGAGGATTTATTTGCAGGGGGTAATTTGTTCAGGAATCGCTTATTACTTGTCGGGTGTAATCATGGAGGAAAAGGGACCAGTTTTTGTCACTTCCTTTAATCCATTAAGCATGATTATCGTCGCAATTATGGGATCATTTATGTTGGGTGAACAGTTGGACTTGGGAAAGTAtgtcttttaagttttaaccttAATTCCCTTCTTCTACTTATGATaactagaatttttttttttaaacattattttccACCATTGTCTTATATGATTTGATCATATATAGGGTTTTGGGAGCGGGCGTGATTGTTGTTGGACTATACATGGTAATATGGGGCAAGAAACAAGATGAAGTTCCCCAGGAATCAACCGGCGATCAGATAGCTTTGCCGTCGGCGACATTAGTCAAACCCTCAGATACTTTTAGAGGAGTGGCCGGAGATGGAGCAGTTTAGTTTATGAAATGCCAAGAAAATTGAagcataaattattaaataaataggTTGTCTGGGAGATTGGATTTCCATGCAAGAAATCTCTGCTTCTATGTCTCTTAGCTTTAGGTTTAATCTTCAAGAAAGGGTAGGGAAACAATGGTTTCTTAGCGATGGCGATAGTGATGGTCTCTCCTCTAATCTTCCGATGTGTGTTATTACCTCCGgctttctcctttttttttttttttttttttttttttttttttttgggcaaaATGAACAATGTATGGAAGAGAAATTTTATCTAGAAATTTGAGAAGTTTCTTACATATGTTCaaagaatgaaaatttattagttCTTAGATAACCGCAACGTTTCAATTCGACTCTAATCTCTTTGAaattgtctctttttttttcagttGGTCATGCATGTACAAGTAGTCTGTTTATCTTCTTGTGATTATTTATTGGTTAAGTTATCAAGTTGAATTTCATCGAAATCGCATATTATGTAACCATGGCGTACTTTCCCGCATATTCGGTTAGTAAATGGTAAGTGCAATGGGTAAATTGTACTCAATCTAATGTTAAATAATAATcactttaaaattattaaagaattttgagtttaaattattatttgcaaTTTATTAGTGATAAATTTtaactatatattaaatttgaaaaatattaacaaaagaaaagaacttatattatttttgtcttttactaataatattgtaaaataatttcataaagtttaatattacatttttagatACAAACTAATTAATccttactaatttttttttttttaaataaagaggAGGGAAGACCCCGATAAACAAAGAATAACTAGTTAACTACAACAAGAATAGCAATATGCATGATGGCAAAGAATTACtaattcttactaattaaaatgtatattaattTACGTTTAGAGTTATCAAtctttattgtaatatttggtttaatttattattccaATGTTCATATGTACAaacaaaatcataaaataaataaaagcatataatatacaaaGTTAACACATAAATATGTGTGTAGACATTTTAGTAGGTTATTCACAAGTGTATGGAGTCAAGTAGTCAACTATAGTCTAGAGTCCACAATGAATGGCATTAATATGTGTGTATAGACATTAATATATAATGCATGTACCATATTGACTAATAATCCTCGTTTGTACTGGGCTGACTCAAGTAAATGGCAAAGTGCTGATTATATTGAATGGTCAAATTTAGCACTATAGTTAACTGATATGAATCTAGCTCTAATGGTATTGTTGTGTAATTAAAAGATTAAGTTATAAATTAAACAAGCATCATGCAAGAGTAACAAAAATGAGAGAATTGAAGGGCAATATCGAGATTAATGAGATTGAATTTAGTGAATTATCTATAANttttttttttttttttttttttttttttttttttttttttttttttttttttttttttttttttgggcaaaATGAACAATGTATGGAAGAGAAATTTTATCTAGAAATTTGAGAAGTTTCTTACATATGTTCaaagaatgaaaatttattagttCTTAGATAACCGCAACGTTTCAATTCGACTCTAATCTCTTTGAaattgtctctttttttttcagttGGTCATGCATGTACAAGTAGTCTGTTTATCTTCTTGTGATTATTTATTGGTTAAGTTATCAAGTTGAATTTCATCGAAATCGCATATTATGTAACCATGGCGTACTTTCCCGCATATTCGGTTAGTAAATGGTAAGTGCAATGGGTAAATTGTACTCAATCTAATGTTAAATAATAATcactttaaaattattaaagaattttgagtttaaattattatttgcaaTTTATTAGTGATAAATTTtaactatatattaaatttgaaaaatattaacaaaagaaaagaacttatattatttttgtcttttactaataatattgtaaaataatttcataaagtttaatattacatttttagatACAAACTAATTAATccttactaatttttttttttttaaataaagaggAGGGAAGACCCCGATAAACAAAGAATAACTAGTTAACTACAACAAGAATAGCAATATGCATGATGGCAAAGAATTACtaattcttactaattaaaatgtatattaattTACGTTTAGAGTTATCAAtctttattgtaatatttggtttaatttattattccaATGTTCATATGTACAaacaaaatcataaaataaataaaagcatataatatacaaaGTTAACACATAAATATGTGTGTAGACATTTTAGTAGGTTATTCACAAGTGTATGGAGTCAAGTAGTCAACTATAGTCTAGAGTCCACAATGAATGGCATTAATATGTGTGTATAGACATTAATATATAATGCATGTACCATATTGACTAATAATCCTCGTTTGTACTGGGCTGACTCAAGTAAATGGCAAAGTGCTGATTATATTGAATGGTCAAATTTAGCACTATAGTTAACTGATATGAATCTAGCTCTAATGGTATTGTTGTGTAATTAAAAGATTAAGTTATAAATTAAACAAGCATCATGCAAGAGTAACAAAAATGAGAGAATTGAAGGGCAATATCGAGATTAATGAGATTGAATTTAGTGAATTATCTATAAAGCAATCAATTTGAACAAGTGATAATAAGCAATTAATTTGAAGAAGCGATGATGATCACAGTTCGATTTGAACCAAATCGTGCACAATTTTTTGGTTAAGAATCAGAACCAATAGAATTCTGGTTCCAAACcggaaaatataaataaaaaaaaagtaaattttaattattatttattat
This portion of the Ipomoea triloba cultivar NCNSP0323 chromosome 5, ASM357664v1 genome encodes:
- the LOC116020854 gene encoding WAT1-related protein At2g39510-like: MARESLAMAKSYLAVIFLQFGYAGLAIIAKSALNKGMSHYTFAVYRNLTAALVIAPFVIFFERKVRPKMTFSIFWKIMVLGLLEPVIDQNLYYAGMNYTTATFTTALCNVIPGIAFVLAWILRLEKVEVRKLHSQAKILGTAVTLGGAMIMTLVRGPNIGLPWTKHTQHVETATATLHSQQDLVKGAVMIIAGCICFASFYILQAITLKSYPAGLSLTTLICTAGSLQASVVALVVERKNPVAWALHWDTKLLAYIYGGVICSGIAYYLSGVIMEEKGPVFVTSFNPLSMIIVAIMGSFMLGEQLDLGKVLGAGVIVVGLYMVIWGKKQDEVPQESTGDQIALPSATLVKPSDTFRGVAGDGAV